From Hydra vulgaris chromosome 07, alternate assembly HydraT2T_AEP, a single genomic window includes:
- the LOC136082556 gene encoding zinc finger MYM-type protein 1-like produces MAVILTFNRFCFLLCTLFSSKHSNFSTTGFDDWKNALKCISGHENGSEHHKNMLTYSSRQRESGQLDSVLLKQLHNEQLYWQNVLKRIVAVVKFLSSRGLPFRGNNETIGSEQNSNDLGTLELLSQFDPFLHEHMKKHGNSGKGNTSYLSANICEEFICLMGNKVLSEIISELKKAKYYSISVDSTLDLSHVDQLTFTDRYVKDLAPVERFLQFVPIHGHGAEHLETVVLNFLQENEISISDCHGQSYDNASNMAGQYSGLQKRIKDKSESALFIPCAGHSLNLVGNSAAGCCLEAIIFFDFVQCLYNFFSTSTHRWQVLLSFVGKVKKIVKQLSGTRWSARADAVTCLHDSYDEIKKALEFLIKDISQLKETQNNA; encoded by the coding sequence ATGGCTGTTATACTCACCTTCAACAGGTTCTGTTTTTTGCTTTGTACCTTATTCTCCAGCAAACACTCTAATTTTTCCACAACTGGATTTGATGACTGGAAAAATGCCTTAAAATGTATATCTGGACACGAGAATGGTTCTGAACATCACAAAAATATGCTTACTTACTCCAGTCGGCAGAGAGAAAGTGGCCAGCTTGACTCTgtattattaaaacagttaCATAACGAACAATTGTACTGGCAAAATGTGCTGAAAAGAATTGTTGCAGTTGTAAAGTTCTTGTCATCAAGAGGATTGCCATTTCGTGGAAACAATGAAACCATTGGTTCAGAGCAAAATAGTAATGATTTAGGAACTCTTGAGTTACTTAGCCAGTTTGACCCATTCCTACATGAACACATGAAAAAACATGGAAATTCTGGAAAAGGTAATACTTCATACCTCTCCGCCAATATCTGTGAGGAGTTTATATGCCTAATGGGAAATAAAGTTTTGAGCGAAAtaatttctgaattaaaaaaagcaaaatactaCTCAATCAGCGTTGACTCAACTCTAGACTTGTCACATGTAGATCAATTAACTTTTACAGATCGATATGTTAAAGACTTGGCACCAGTTGAgcgttttttgcaatttgttcCCATTCACGGGCATGGAGCTGAACATTTAGAAACagtggttttgaattttttacaagaaaatgaAATTTCAATATCTGACTGTCATGGGCAGTCATACGATAATGCATCAAATATGGCAGGACAGTACTCAGGCCTACAAAAGAGGATTAAAGACAAAAGTGAATCAGCATTGTTTATTCCTTGTGCTGGACATTCTTTAAATCTTGTTGGCAACAGTGCAGCTGGATGTTGTTTagaagcaattattttttttgactttgttCAATGCCTctacaactttttttctacATCAACTCATCGTTGGCAAGTGCTTCTGTCTTTTGTTggcaaagtcaaaaaaattgtcaaacaGCTTTCTGGAACTCGATGGTCAGCACGTGCAGATGCTGTGACTTGTCTGCATGACAGTTATGATGAGATTAAAAAAGCACTTGAATTTTTGATCAAGGACATAAGTCAGTTAAAAGAAACTCAAAATAATGCTTAA